A single region of the Arthrobacter sp. zg-Y820 genome encodes:
- a CDS encoding MmgE/PrpD family protein — protein sequence MNLHKVRVHRSDENLAREDQLAYKIAEVAADPVAVTDEVTDMVINRVIDNASVAIASLNRGPIVAARAQALSFSPSAHGNGSAVFGVEQKTSPEWAAWANGVAVRELDYHDTFLAAEYSHPGDNIPPLLAVAQHTGASGADLIRGIATGYEIQVDLVKAICLHKHKIDHVAHLGPSAAAGIGTLLGLDVDTIFQAVGQALHTTTATRQSRKGEISTWKAHAPAFAGKMAVEAVDRAMRGQTSPTPIYEGEDGVIAWMLDGPGAAYEVPLPEAGEAKRAILDTYTKEHSAEYQAQAWIDLARKIHREHPEAADASKVASVLIATSHHTHYVIGSGANDPQKYDPTASRETLDHSIPYIFTVALQDGAWHHVDSYAPERAGRADTVELWHKVTTVEDPEWTRRYHSLDINEKAFGGKVTIVLTDGTEITDEIAVADAHPLGAKPFAREQYINKFRTLAAGLVSDEEIERFLSTVQRLPELAAGELDQLNITAAEGVIDPANAPKGLF from the coding sequence ATGAATCTCCACAAGGTGCGGGTCCACCGCAGCGACGAGAACCTGGCCCGCGAAGACCAGCTGGCCTACAAGATCGCCGAGGTCGCTGCCGACCCCGTCGCCGTGACCGACGAGGTCACTGACATGGTCATCAACCGCGTCATCGACAACGCCTCGGTGGCCATTGCCTCCCTGAATCGCGGTCCCATCGTCGCCGCCCGCGCCCAGGCCCTGTCATTCTCCCCCTCCGCGCACGGCAACGGCTCGGCAGTGTTCGGCGTCGAGCAGAAGACCTCCCCGGAGTGGGCCGCCTGGGCCAACGGCGTGGCTGTGCGCGAACTGGACTACCACGACACGTTCCTCGCCGCCGAGTACTCCCATCCGGGCGACAACATCCCGCCGCTGCTCGCCGTCGCCCAGCACACCGGCGCCTCCGGCGCCGACCTGATCCGCGGCATCGCGACCGGCTACGAAATCCAGGTCGACCTGGTCAAGGCCATCTGCCTGCACAAGCACAAGATCGACCACGTGGCCCACCTCGGCCCGTCCGCCGCCGCCGGCATCGGCACCCTGCTGGGCCTCGACGTCGACACCATCTTCCAGGCGGTCGGCCAGGCGCTGCACACCACCACGGCCACCCGCCAGTCCCGCAAGGGCGAAATCTCCACCTGGAAGGCGCACGCTCCCGCATTCGCCGGCAAGATGGCCGTGGAAGCCGTGGACCGCGCCATGCGCGGCCAGACCTCCCCCACCCCCATCTATGAGGGTGAAGACGGCGTCATTGCCTGGATGCTGGACGGCCCCGGCGCGGCCTACGAAGTGCCGCTGCCCGAGGCCGGCGAAGCCAAGCGCGCCATCCTGGACACCTACACCAAGGAACACTCCGCCGAGTACCAGGCCCAGGCCTGGATCGACCTGGCCCGCAAGATCCACCGCGAGCACCCCGAGGCCGCCGACGCCTCCAAGGTCGCCAGCGTCCTGATCGCCACCTCGCACCACACCCACTACGTGATCGGCTCCGGCGCCAACGATCCGCAGAAGTACGATCCCACGGCTTCGCGCGAGACCCTGGACCACTCCATCCCGTACATCTTCACCGTCGCCCTGCAGGACGGCGCCTGGCACCATGTGGACTCCTACGCCCCGGAGCGCGCCGGCCGTGCCGACACCGTGGAGCTGTGGCACAAGGTCACCACCGTGGAGGATCCGGAATGGACCCGCCGCTACCACTCGCTGGACATCAACGAGAAGGCCTTCGGCGGCAAGGTGACCATCGTCCTGACCGACGGCACCGAGATCACCGATGAGATCGCCGTCGCCGACGCCCATCCGCTGGGCGCCAAGCCGTTTGCCCGCGAGCAGTACATCAACAAATTCCGCACCCTGGCCGCCGGGCTGGTCTCCGACGAGGAGATCGAACGCTTCCTGAGCACCGTCCAGCGCCTGCCCGAACTGGCCGCCGGCGAGCTGGACCAGCTGAACATCACCGCCGCCGAGGGCGTCATCGACCCGGCCAACGCCCCGAAGGGACTCTTCTAA
- a CDS encoding GntR family transcriptional regulator, producing MRASDRAYRALREDIVSGRLPPGTVLAEVEQSQRLGISRTPLREAISRLTADGLAAPHTGRGVVVTAISPNTVTELFELRQALECKAASLAASRGNPEVFTGLRREFEEAADLILQDAGTDPSRAGYYALVARLDEAIDTAAANTYLTQALANVRLHLARVRRLAKDNPERLLATAGEHATIAAAIAARDPALAASATSVHLHKSLEHFLAATGPPD from the coding sequence ATGAGGGCAAGTGACCGCGCCTACCGGGCGCTCCGCGAGGACATCGTCTCGGGACGCCTGCCGCCGGGAACCGTGCTCGCCGAAGTGGAGCAGTCCCAGCGCCTGGGCATTTCCCGCACACCGCTGCGCGAAGCCATCAGCCGGCTCACCGCCGACGGGCTGGCCGCCCCGCACACCGGACGCGGCGTCGTCGTCACGGCAATCTCACCGAACACCGTGACCGAACTGTTTGAGCTCCGCCAGGCCCTGGAATGCAAGGCCGCCTCGCTGGCGGCCTCGCGCGGAAACCCCGAGGTCTTCACCGGGCTGCGGCGGGAATTCGAGGAGGCCGCGGACCTCATCCTGCAGGACGCCGGAACCGATCCGTCCCGCGCCGGCTACTACGCGCTGGTGGCCCGCCTGGATGAAGCCATCGACACGGCCGCCGCCAACACATACCTCACCCAGGCTCTGGCGAACGTGCGGCTGCATCTGGCCCGCGTCCGCCGCCTGGCCAAGGACAACCCGGAACGGCTGCTGGCTACGGCCGGCGAACACGCCACCATCGCCGCGGCCATCGCCGCCCGGGATCCGGCGCTGGCCGCCTCCGCCACCTCGGTCCATCTGCACAAGAGCCTGGAACACTTCCTGGCAGCCACCGGCCCGCCGGACTGA
- a CDS encoding AMP-binding protein produces the protein MSSGLDAGNEAPETVGIEPAAVGIEPATAGGVEAGPGEGYAQAYARSLDDPEGFWLEAAALVDWDTAPRRALDDSAAPLYRWFPDGTLNTSYNALDRHVAAGRGDADALIYDSAMLGVKRTYSYSELLAEVETFAGVLRGLGVEAGDRVIIYLPMIPQAVIAMLAAARLGAVHSVVFGGFAPKELAARIDDARPAVVVTASGGLEPRRTVEYLPNVAAALAAATHRVNHVVVAARDGFDHSFEEYDGADGAAWHDWDALAAVASPAGPVPVAATDPLYILYTSGTTGAPKGVVRDNGSHAVALAWSMRNIYDVGPGQVMWTASDVGWVVGHSYIVYAPLLAGAATVLYEGKPVGTPDAGAFWRVAGEHGVDVLFTAPTALRAIRKADPDAALMADYDLSALRTLFVAGERLDPETFAWAGRALDIPVVDHWWQTETGWAICANPLGLEQLPIKAGSATVPVPGFSLAIVDGEGAEVPAGEEGNIVLRLPLPPGTLTTLWGSDDRFRSSYLEIFEGCYTTGDSGYVDEDGYVFVMGRTDDVINVSGHRLSTGAMEQIVATHPAVAECAVIGVADSLKGQRPCGYVVLKAGSVLGVEELRADLVKLVRESIGPVADFKDVQVVDALPKTRSGKILRKTMRQIADGDAYTVPSIIEDPLVIDALLPLLRPGA, from the coding sequence ATGAGCTCTGGCCTGGATGCAGGAAATGAAGCACCGGAGACCGTCGGGATCGAGCCCGCAGCCGTCGGCATCGAGCCCGCAACCGCCGGAGGGGTGGAAGCCGGGCCCGGCGAGGGGTATGCGCAGGCCTATGCCCGCAGTCTCGACGACCCCGAGGGCTTTTGGCTTGAGGCCGCCGCCCTGGTGGACTGGGACACCGCGCCCCGGCGTGCCCTGGATGACTCCGCCGCCCCGCTGTACCGCTGGTTCCCCGACGGGACACTCAACACCAGCTACAACGCGCTGGACCGGCATGTCGCCGCGGGCCGAGGGGACGCGGATGCCCTGATCTACGACTCCGCGATGCTCGGCGTCAAGCGCACGTACTCCTACAGCGAGCTGCTCGCCGAGGTCGAAACCTTCGCCGGGGTGCTCCGCGGACTGGGCGTTGAAGCCGGGGACCGGGTCATCATCTATCTGCCGATGATTCCGCAGGCCGTGATCGCGATGCTCGCGGCGGCCCGGCTCGGCGCGGTGCATTCGGTGGTGTTCGGCGGCTTCGCCCCGAAGGAGCTGGCGGCGCGGATCGACGATGCCCGCCCCGCCGTCGTCGTCACCGCCAGCGGCGGGCTGGAGCCCCGGCGCACCGTGGAGTACCTGCCCAATGTGGCCGCCGCGCTCGCGGCCGCCACGCATCGGGTGAACCATGTGGTAGTTGCGGCCCGGGACGGCTTTGACCACTCCTTCGAGGAGTACGACGGCGCGGACGGCGCCGCCTGGCACGACTGGGACGCGCTCGCGGCCGTTGCGTCACCGGCCGGTCCGGTGCCGGTGGCCGCCACCGATCCGCTCTACATCCTCTACACCTCCGGCACCACCGGCGCACCCAAGGGCGTGGTCCGGGACAACGGTTCGCACGCCGTCGCGCTGGCCTGGTCGATGCGCAACATTTACGACGTCGGCCCCGGCCAAGTGATGTGGACCGCCTCCGACGTCGGCTGGGTGGTGGGGCACTCCTACATTGTGTACGCGCCGCTGCTCGCCGGGGCGGCCACCGTGCTGTACGAGGGCAAGCCGGTGGGCACGCCCGACGCCGGAGCGTTCTGGCGCGTGGCCGGGGAGCACGGGGTGGATGTCCTTTTCACCGCGCCCACCGCGCTGCGGGCGATCCGCAAGGCCGATCCGGACGCCGCGCTGATGGCGGATTACGACCTGTCGGCGCTGCGGACGCTGTTTGTGGCGGGGGAGCGGCTGGACCCGGAGACCTTTGCCTGGGCCGGCCGGGCGCTGGACATTCCGGTGGTGGATCACTGGTGGCAGACCGAGACCGGCTGGGCGATCTGCGCCAATCCGCTGGGCCTGGAGCAGCTGCCGATCAAGGCCGGCTCCGCGACCGTTCCAGTGCCCGGGTTCTCGCTGGCCATCGTGGACGGCGAGGGGGCGGAGGTTCCCGCCGGCGAAGAGGGCAACATTGTGCTGCGGCTGCCGCTGCCGCCGGGCACCCTGACCACGCTGTGGGGCAGCGATGACCGGTTCCGGTCTTCCTACCTGGAGATTTTCGAGGGCTGCTACACCACCGGTGATTCCGGCTATGTGGATGAGGACGGCTATGTGTTTGTCATGGGCCGCACCGATGACGTCATCAACGTTTCCGGGCACCGGCTCTCCACCGGCGCGATGGAGCAGATTGTTGCCACGCATCCCGCGGTGGCCGAGTGTGCCGTGATCGGGGTGGCGGATTCGCTCAAGGGGCAGCGGCCGTGCGGCTACGTGGTGCTGAAGGCCGGCTCGGTCCTGGGTGTGGAGGAGCTGCGGGCCGATCTGGTGAAGCTGGTGCGCGAGTCGATCGGGCCGGTGGCGGACTTCAAGGACGTGCAGGTGGTGGACGCGCTGCCCAAGACCCGCTCCGGCAAGATCCTGCGCAAGACGATGCGGCAGATTGCCGACGGCGATGCCTATACGGTGCCCTCGATCATTGAGGATCCGCTGGTCATCGACGCGTTGCTGCCGCTGCTGCGGCCGGGGGCCTAG
- the arfB gene encoding alternative ribosome rescue aminoacyl-tRNA hydrolase ArfB: protein MDLEISPALTIPAAELNWRFSRSSGPGGQHVNTSDSRVELSWNVSQSAVLSENQRLLLLTRLERRLVSGTITVTASEQRSQLRNRELALAKLAELVAAGLAPEAARRRATKPTRGSNRRRLDAKKQRSATKSQRRRPPAD, encoded by the coding sequence ATGGATCTGGAGATATCGCCCGCGCTCACGATTCCCGCAGCGGAACTGAATTGGCGATTCTCGCGCTCCTCCGGGCCCGGCGGCCAGCACGTTAACACCTCGGACAGCCGCGTGGAGCTCTCGTGGAACGTCTCTCAATCGGCCGTCCTTTCCGAGAACCAACGGCTGTTGCTGCTCACGCGGCTCGAGCGGCGCCTCGTGTCCGGGACCATCACGGTGACCGCCTCCGAACAGCGCTCCCAGCTGCGCAACCGCGAACTCGCCCTGGCCAAGCTCGCGGAGCTCGTGGCAGCGGGCCTGGCTCCGGAAGCGGCCCGCCGCCGCGCGACCAAACCCACCCGGGGGTCGAACCGCCGGCGCCTCGATGCCAAGAAACAGCGATCGGCAACGAAATCGCAGCGCAGACGACCCCCGGCCGACTAG
- a CDS encoding GNAT family N-acetyltransferase yields MLGSSRRRCAAPSFRGVARNPAETGIRSLHLPWISEGSSIIGSLAIRHELNDFLLNEGGHIGYSVRPSARRRGHAAQALNNAVPVARALAISPLLLTCDEDNTGSRATIEKSGGVLEDIRRGKRRYWISTS; encoded by the coding sequence GTGCTTGGATCCTCACGAAGGAGGTGCGCCGCGCCGTCATTCCGAGGCGTTGCCCGAAACCCCGCGGAAACCGGGATACGTTCCCTGCACCTACCCTGGATTTCCGAGGGGAGCTCGATCATCGGGTCGCTGGCGATCCGGCATGAACTGAACGATTTCCTTCTCAACGAAGGAGGGCACATCGGCTACAGCGTGCGCCCGTCGGCGCGGCGCCGGGGCCACGCCGCGCAGGCGTTGAACAACGCGGTGCCGGTGGCACGGGCGCTGGCGATATCCCCGCTTCTGCTCACCTGCGATGAGGACAACACCGGTTCCCGGGCAACCATCGAAAAGAGCGGCGGCGTCCTCGAAGACATCCGGCGGGGCAAACGCCGCTACTGGATCAGCACGAGCTGA
- a CDS encoding FAD-binding oxidoreductase — MIQESDLEALRSVVQGTLSGPGDAGYAVATAGFNPSLVQRPDAALGASGVEDIQLAVRWAAQLGIPIGIQATGHGAVTEMDEGLMINTSRLQDLTVDPDAQTVTVGAGVRWGQVLEQAVPEGLTAPHGSSGHVGTVGYASGGGLPLMGRALGFAADHVRSIDVVTPDGRLRHVEAGGENADLFAALRGGKGNFGVITSMTLGLIPYQEFYGGAILYPEDAGPEVLETFREWTVQLPSDASASLAFLHFPDVPFLPEDRRGTSPVHLRFALFGSQEEGDTLIGPMRHAANPLLDTVGPMNYLDVGSIHMDPDEPVPSMDRATLLTSLPEDLADELLRQIGPGSDTPLALTEIRLMGGALATEPAVEDAVSGRNAAFHIFSAGINLPPAADATAAALERFGAAVEPYAAGSLVNFRGPVGRKGDVAPVWEPGVFGRLQAAKAAYDPQNLFRFSHAVPLPQT, encoded by the coding sequence ATGATTCAGGAATCAGACCTTGAAGCCCTCCGCAGTGTTGTCCAGGGCACGTTGAGCGGCCCGGGCGACGCCGGCTACGCCGTCGCCACCGCAGGGTTCAACCCTTCCTTGGTCCAGCGCCCCGACGCCGCGCTGGGAGCGTCCGGCGTCGAGGACATCCAGCTCGCCGTCCGTTGGGCAGCGCAACTCGGCATTCCCATCGGGATCCAGGCCACCGGCCACGGGGCTGTGACGGAGATGGACGAGGGCCTAATGATCAATACGTCCCGGTTGCAGGACCTGACGGTGGATCCCGACGCCCAAACGGTCACAGTCGGTGCCGGGGTTCGCTGGGGCCAGGTGCTGGAGCAGGCAGTGCCAGAGGGCCTGACTGCCCCGCATGGGTCCTCCGGCCACGTCGGAACGGTCGGCTACGCGTCGGGAGGCGGGTTGCCGCTGATGGGCCGGGCACTGGGGTTTGCCGCCGACCATGTGCGCTCCATCGATGTTGTTACTCCCGACGGCCGGCTGCGGCATGTGGAAGCCGGCGGCGAGAACGCCGATCTGTTCGCGGCGCTGAGGGGAGGGAAAGGCAATTTCGGCGTCATCACGTCGATGACTCTCGGCTTGATTCCCTATCAGGAGTTCTACGGCGGCGCGATCCTGTACCCGGAGGACGCCGGCCCGGAAGTCTTGGAGACCTTCCGTGAATGGACGGTTCAGCTGCCCTCGGATGCCTCGGCTTCCCTGGCCTTCCTTCACTTTCCAGACGTCCCCTTCCTGCCGGAGGACCGGCGCGGCACGTCGCCGGTGCATCTTCGGTTCGCGCTGTTCGGCAGCCAGGAAGAGGGAGACACACTGATCGGGCCGATGCGGCACGCCGCAAATCCCCTCCTGGATACTGTCGGGCCGATGAACTACCTGGACGTAGGAAGCATCCACATGGATCCGGATGAACCGGTTCCCAGCATGGACCGCGCCACCCTGCTGACGTCGCTGCCGGAGGATCTGGCCGATGAACTGCTGCGCCAGATCGGTCCGGGTTCAGACACTCCGCTGGCGCTGACGGAAATACGCCTCATGGGCGGCGCCCTGGCCACCGAGCCGGCGGTCGAAGATGCAGTCTCCGGCCGGAACGCGGCCTTCCACATCTTCTCGGCCGGCATTAATCTTCCGCCGGCGGCCGACGCCACGGCGGCGGCGCTGGAACGCTTCGGCGCCGCCGTCGAGCCCTACGCTGCCGGCTCACTGGTCAATTTCCGGGGCCCTGTTGGCCGCAAAGGGGACGTGGCCCCGGTGTGGGAACCGGGGGTGTTCGGACGGCTGCAGGCGGCCAAGGCGGCCTACGATCCGCAAAACCTGTTCCGGTTCAGCCATGCAGTTCCGCTTCCGCAGACCTAG
- a CDS encoding response regulator — translation MNAERNITVLVVEDDGIVAEAHAEYVRRSPGFALAGVVHTGTDAITFLNASATGRSGTASDGGLPGHSGPGQGTEPAVDLILLDMNLPDLHGLDVLRRIRGAGVPADVIAITAVRDLAVVRSAMSAGIAQYLIKPFTYSAFSAKLASYREYHLNLAGQGVSATQSEVDRALAALRPNVPAVLPKGLSPDTLEAVSELLKAAAAPMSASEVSAALAMSRITVRRYLEHLGDQRAVLRTPRYGTRGRPELEYHWRR, via the coding sequence GTGAATGCCGAACGGAACATCACCGTCCTGGTGGTTGAGGACGACGGCATCGTCGCCGAGGCCCACGCCGAATATGTGCGGCGCAGTCCCGGCTTCGCCCTGGCCGGCGTCGTGCACACCGGCACCGACGCCATCACCTTCCTGAACGCCTCAGCCACCGGCCGCAGCGGCACGGCGTCCGACGGCGGCCTGCCGGGGCACAGCGGGCCGGGACAGGGCACGGAGCCCGCCGTCGACCTGATTCTCCTGGACATGAACCTGCCGGACCTGCACGGGCTGGACGTGCTGCGCCGGATCCGCGGGGCGGGAGTTCCTGCCGACGTCATCGCCATCACCGCGGTGCGGGATCTCGCCGTCGTGCGCAGCGCGATGTCAGCCGGCATCGCGCAGTACCTGATCAAGCCCTTTACCTACTCGGCATTCAGCGCCAAGCTCGCCTCCTACCGGGAATACCATCTGAACCTGGCCGGGCAGGGTGTCTCGGCCACCCAGTCCGAGGTGGACCGCGCCCTGGCCGCGCTGCGGCCGAATGTGCCGGCGGTGCTGCCCAAGGGGCTCTCCCCCGACACCCTCGAAGCGGTCTCGGAGCTGCTGAAGGCTGCGGCCGCGCCGATGTCGGCCAGCGAGGTGTCGGCGGCGCTGGCCATGTCGCGCATTACCGTCCGGCGGTACCTGGAGCACCTGGGTGACCAGCGCGCGGTGCTGCGCACTCCCCGCTACGGCACCCGCGGCCGGCCGGAGCTGGAGTATCACTGGCGGCGGTAA
- a CDS encoding ATP-binding protein, with product MRKWSLASRLLIGQLAFLVCLSLGLSLALYLQAERDSYEETGDRMLAVAGTVAADPFVLESAAAADPSSSLQPFARAVMDAAHIDFLTIMAPDRTRFTHRSEDEIGKAYLGSVDQALDGQSFTETYAGTLGPSVRAIVPVLGPDGEVTALVAAGITVDRVAVARNAQLPAVVLTSLGALVCGTLASYLLSRYLRRTTQDRRPDELQSMFTFYDSALHSLREGLLLLNNDGELVLYNDQAAELLGLEPGGSGRPRDTRALGLPGPLAALLHEGRTAEDEFHFARDRILVVNQSPALAPPGPDGVGRLRPLSRSAKRAAPAARRFGTVTTLRDHTDIEALTGELQSMRTLTDALQAQAHEHANRLHTLVSLIELNRHGDALDFATRDLERSQQLADDVVAAVGEPALAALLTGKSAQARERGIRLAVDLTHAGSDVPLELDPGELVTIVGNLIDNAFDAVQGLPDAAVDTRFALAGDHSRDWFEITVQDNGPGIPELVSGRVFDQGFSTKDPLVLLPSGTGATGRGIGLPLVRQAVLRLGGTLRLDPGGQPGCGAAFTVLLPLPGPDGLSPSAAPLSNAAAVQR from the coding sequence TTGCGGAAATGGAGCCTGGCCAGCCGGCTGCTTATCGGGCAGCTGGCTTTTCTCGTGTGCCTGTCGCTCGGGCTTTCGCTGGCGCTCTATCTCCAGGCCGAGCGGGACAGCTACGAGGAGACCGGCGACCGGATGCTTGCCGTGGCCGGCACCGTTGCCGCAGATCCGTTTGTGCTGGAGTCGGCAGCCGCCGCGGATCCGAGCAGCTCCCTGCAGCCCTTCGCCCGGGCCGTCATGGACGCCGCCCACATCGATTTCCTGACCATCATGGCGCCGGACCGCACCCGGTTCACCCACCGCAGCGAAGATGAGATCGGCAAGGCCTACCTCGGCTCCGTGGACCAGGCGCTCGACGGACAGTCCTTCACCGAGACCTACGCCGGAACCCTGGGGCCGTCGGTCCGGGCCATTGTTCCGGTCCTCGGGCCGGACGGGGAAGTCACCGCCCTCGTCGCGGCGGGCATCACCGTGGACCGTGTCGCCGTCGCACGGAACGCCCAGCTGCCCGCGGTGGTCCTGACATCGCTGGGGGCACTGGTCTGCGGCACCCTCGCCTCCTACCTGCTCAGCCGCTACCTGCGGCGCACCACTCAGGACCGCCGGCCGGATGAGCTGCAGAGCATGTTCACGTTCTACGACTCCGCCCTGCATTCACTGCGCGAAGGTTTGCTGCTGCTGAACAACGACGGCGAACTCGTCCTCTACAACGACCAGGCCGCCGAACTGCTGGGCTTGGAACCCGGCGGAAGCGGCAGGCCTCGGGATACCAGGGCCCTGGGGCTGCCGGGTCCGCTCGCGGCCCTGCTGCACGAGGGTCGGACTGCCGAAGATGAGTTCCACTTTGCTCGGGACCGCATCCTCGTGGTGAACCAGTCCCCCGCCCTCGCTCCGCCGGGTCCCGACGGCGTCGGCCGGCTCCGCCCGCTCAGCCGCAGCGCGAAGCGGGCCGCTCCGGCGGCAAGGCGCTTCGGCACCGTGACCACCCTGCGTGACCACACCGACATTGAAGCCCTGACCGGAGAACTGCAGTCCATGCGCACGCTGACCGATGCCCTTCAGGCCCAGGCCCATGAACACGCCAACCGGCTGCACACGCTGGTCTCGTTGATTGAGCTCAACCGCCACGGCGACGCCCTGGACTTCGCCACCCGCGACCTGGAGCGGTCGCAGCAGTTGGCCGACGACGTCGTCGCCGCCGTCGGTGAGCCCGCCCTGGCCGCGCTGCTGACGGGCAAGTCGGCGCAGGCCCGCGAGCGCGGCATCCGCCTGGCCGTGGATCTGACGCACGCCGGCTCCGATGTTCCGCTGGAGCTGGACCCGGGTGAGCTGGTGACGATTGTGGGAAACCTGATCGATAACGCCTTCGACGCGGTCCAGGGCCTTCCGGACGCCGCGGTGGATACCCGGTTCGCGCTGGCCGGAGACCACTCCCGGGACTGGTTCGAGATCACGGTGCAGGACAACGGGCCGGGCATTCCGGAGCTGGTGTCCGGGCGGGTCTTTGACCAAGGCTTCAGCACCAAGGATCCGTTGGTGCTGCTGCCGTCGGGCACCGGTGCGACCGGCCGCGGCATCGGTCTGCCGCTGGTGCGCCAGGCGGTGCTGCGGCTGGGCGGAACCCTGCGCCTTGATCCGGGCGGACAGCCCGGGTGCGGTGCGGCCTTCACCGTGTTGCTTCCCCTCCCGGGGCCGGATGGCCTGTCTCCTTCCGCCGCTCCTCTTTCCAATGCTGCGGCGGTCCAGCGGTGA
- a CDS encoding cation:dicarboxylase symporter family transporter, with product MASATIPKGVDSPKSPRKKDRTHFLYIAVILAVVLGATLGLVVPDFAKELKPVGTAFIGLIKMMIAPVIFCTIVLGIGSIAKAATVGKVGGLALGYFIVMSTFALAIGLVVGNLIDPGEGLNIAGSAADAPKVAEDAEGMAGFLLSIIPTTLLASLTGESILQTLFVALLVGFALQKMGSTGAPILTLIGQIQKLVFRILGMIMWLAPIGAFGAIAAVVGETGIEAIKSMAVLMIAFYVTCALFIAIVLGGVLKLCTGVNIFKLMRYLGREYLLIFSTSSSEVALPRLIAKMEHLGISKPVVGVTVPTGYSFNLDGTAIYLTMASLFVASAMNMPLEIGEQISLLVFMIIASKGAAGVTGAGLATLAGGLQSHRPDLVEGVGLIVGIDRFMSEARALTNFTGNAVATVLIGTWTKEINKEQVNAVLNRERPFDESTMDDGHAEPAAPAAEPELTTAATR from the coding sequence ATGGCATCTGCCACTATTCCCAAAGGCGTCGACTCACCGAAGAGTCCGCGCAAGAAGGACAGAACACACTTTTTGTACATCGCAGTAATTCTCGCGGTGGTGCTCGGCGCCACCCTGGGCCTGGTAGTGCCTGACTTCGCCAAGGAGCTGAAGCCGGTCGGCACCGCCTTCATCGGCCTCATCAAGATGATGATCGCCCCCGTCATCTTCTGCACAATTGTCCTCGGCATCGGCTCGATCGCCAAAGCAGCCACAGTGGGCAAGGTCGGCGGTCTGGCCCTGGGCTACTTCATCGTCATGTCCACCTTCGCGCTGGCCATCGGCCTGGTCGTCGGCAACCTGATTGACCCGGGCGAGGGCCTGAACATTGCGGGCAGCGCCGCCGACGCCCCGAAGGTCGCCGAAGACGCCGAAGGCATGGCCGGCTTCCTCCTGAGCATCATCCCCACCACCCTGCTGGCCTCGCTGACCGGCGAGAGCATCCTGCAGACCCTCTTCGTGGCGCTGCTGGTCGGGTTCGCCCTGCAGAAGATGGGCTCCACCGGAGCTCCCATCCTCACCCTGATCGGACAGATCCAGAAGCTGGTTTTCCGCATTCTGGGCATGATCATGTGGCTGGCGCCCATCGGCGCCTTCGGTGCGATCGCCGCCGTCGTCGGCGAAACCGGCATCGAAGCGATCAAGAGCATGGCAGTGCTGATGATCGCCTTCTACGTCACCTGCGCACTGTTCATCGCCATCGTCCTCGGCGGCGTGCTCAAGCTCTGCACCGGCGTGAATATCTTCAAGCTCATGCGCTACCTCGGCCGTGAATACCTGCTGATCTTCTCCACCTCATCCTCCGAGGTTGCACTGCCCCGCCTGATCGCCAAGATGGAACACCTTGGCATCTCCAAGCCGGTGGTGGGCGTGACCGTACCCACCGGTTACTCCTTCAACCTGGATGGCACTGCCATCTACCTCACGATGGCCTCACTGTTCGTGGCCTCGGCCATGAACATGCCGCTGGAAATCGGCGAGCAGATCTCCCTGCTGGTCTTTATGATCATTGCCTCCAAGGGTGCTGCCGGCGTCACCGGCGCCGGCTTGGCAACACTGGCCGGCGGACTGCAGTCGCACCGTCCGGACCTGGTGGAGGGCGTCGGCCTGATCGTCGGCATCGACCGCTTCATGTCCGAAGCCCGCGCGCTGACCAACTTCACCGGCAACGCCGTCGCCACCGTCCTGATCGGCACCTGGACCAAGGAAATCAACAAGGAACAGGTCAACGCCGTGCTGAACCGCGAACGCCCGTTCGACGAGTCCACCATGGATGACGGCCACGCCGAGCCCGCTGCTCCCGCAGCCGAGCCGGAACTGACAACTGCGGCCACCCGCTAG
- a CDS encoding VOC family protein, producing the protein MLKDLNTMAVLPAADMTRASNFYRNVLQLDPPDSMDEENLLFHCGDGTTFLLYKTDNAGSAKNTAMGWETSDIEGDMANLRSRGVEFEDYDFPGLTTENGLVVMPVGKAAWFTDTEGNILNLFQRG; encoded by the coding sequence TTGCTGAAGGACCTCAACACTATGGCCGTCCTCCCTGCGGCGGATATGACCAGGGCCAGTAATTTCTACCGGAACGTGCTTCAACTGGATCCGCCGGACAGCATGGACGAGGAAAACCTCCTTTTCCACTGCGGGGACGGAACAACCTTCCTGCTCTACAAGACCGACAATGCTGGCAGCGCCAAGAACACTGCGATGGGGTGGGAAACCAGTGACATCGAGGGCGATATGGCCAACCTGCGGAGCCGCGGCGTCGAATTCGAGGACTACGACTTCCCTGGACTGACGACGGAAAACGGCCTTGTGGTCATGCCCGTGGGAAAGGCTGCCTGGTTCACCGACACCGAGGGCAATATTCTCAACCTCTTCCAGCGCGGATAG